A region of Colletotrichum higginsianum IMI 349063 chromosome 10, whole genome shotgun sequence DNA encodes the following proteins:
- a CDS encoding Polyketide synthase: MEPLAIIGLSVKFPQDATSPEEFWEMLREGRSAASKVPEDRFNVDAFYHPDPNRLDSVGIPRLDASEKPFRANCPLQLRVRDAHFMKEDPRAFDAPFFNMSPAEASVLDPQQRGLLEGAYHCLENAGISIPNVTGSNTSVFVACFGRDYDASIARDVESMSRYHATGSGSRSGKLVSTTCMLANRISHAFDLRGPSITVDTACSAGLSAFHLACQSVRSGESDLSLVCGGNTYLTPESLTIPLDDAGFLSPDGRCYSFDHKANGYARGEGFGCVAVKKLSHAIRDGNVIRAVVRATGVNQDGKTPSITQPSLEAQIALIRKTYEQAGLGFSTTEYVEAHGTGTAVGDPIEARAIGEVFRTSRKTPLHVGSVKSNIGHLEGASGLAGIIKTVLVLEHGIIPPICNFEKVNPAISEEELRLSFPTNAVSWPNTGLRRASVSSFGYGGSNGHVILEDAGNYLRVNGLQGHHRSVDMSSSGLPVSSTNSSLDTPTSSSSSSADVSRLSGSNLGPVGSFSSRLENLDLGTRTETIGIIPLSSADEDGPSRLADTLSSHFKAVKHDLLDVLHTLSRHRTHLPWRSFAVMNSSDDLETLADVTSSAVRASHNNPILHFVFTGQGAAWPRMGLDLLRYPSFKESVVDADKYLSWNLGSQWSVLTELLKSAAEGSRISSPALAQPLCTVIQVALVDLLRSWGVQAAGVCGHSSGEIAAAYCAGALTREEAWRIAFFRGLVSEKLAASPDSTGNMMSAGLSEQEAKIMITEEGLEDQVEIACVNSPVNVTLSGTTGGLDKLWDRLDCDKKFVRRLNVGVAYHSKQMLQVSNEYLALLQDMPIKGQAETSHGGGPTMFSSVTGSRIASLHELRNPAYWVSNLTGTVRFSDALAADVQHFNLQSRRGLQVLLEIGPQGALRRPVQDTLTPLLGGKDKWFYTTLLDPKLDDTVATLGGIARLWCTGLDVDLSRTVASPKSEEEIPEQLVDLPAYPFNHSKLYWEESRLSERFAHRKHRRHGLLGLRARDWNSNEASWRHIIRYDENPWILDHAINGSAVYPGSGMIVMAVEGARQMTSPEFQIKNYRVVKTRFLRAVSVETSERGVEAQLHMRPRKDINNSTLSKWYDWRVFTEGSGHEWLEAAHGSIQVEYDDSGIPGAISREQRQHATIQKQYNEIVDACRFKTYPDQMYGNMRQLGLGYGPFFARLHDIVYDRDGHAAASLKLRDYAERMVYAEEDPCVIHPTTLDALCHLQMAALSAGGLRPIPTMMFTHCQEMWISNKLFGLPGNPLMHAASTQTMRGFRESEFDTVAVLDGTNEPVVVIRGERGTAITSLDDAGETQEADAACYSLDFRADLSLMASSTTTHNYLMKHTFRRFELPDKDLMDRADAMSIFYVEQVLDRLEAEGVPQYGDYRDLYIKWMQRARSQREKYVPASRGRNDLDGKALAASPKPTEPTTRLVHKVGENLYDILTGKANVMEVLFENRLVDDYYSAEMFKIHAHRVGAYIELLAHANPYLKILEIGAGTGSSAAGVLPYLVYDQGGGRELKRLSEYVYTDVSTGFFENARERFAKYSSVMTFKKLDVEQDPVSQGFEEGRYDIVIAGNVLHATSDMHQSLRAARSLLKPGGKLIMVEICNPESIREGLIFGLLPGWWLRTERGTTCVYPNQGPLLTEAQWNEVMIDCGFSGVDMQWRDHEELPYHRLTTIVATAVEPASRMSPSPRPTPTCFVVYDETSSLQRGLCRALKEDFSGSESSIATVSALSPSQAATTDVTGATVVCLLELDKSVLRKVDETQIEVIKALALRAKTLLWVTTGGGLDTLNPDAELSTGFGRTVCSERGEQGVLVASLASESVKNPRRGSALLATILSKVQEQRQGDGDGWRESELAEYDGVWHIPRVVPNGSLNDSVARRILKPGSQPCLIGPEADRRIRLSINNPGLLDTLRFKEIPDAEKPLSDDEVEIRVMSSSINFKDVMIALGQIPGNGFGYDGAGIISRIGPKCQHTKVGERVMFVSVTGAFSTFVRVSELQTHPMPDTMPFTVAASIPVVYCTALYSIDYVARLRPGESILIHAGAGGVGQAAVMIAKQRGATIYVTAGSQTKRDLLVNEYGIPPENIFSSRDASFYDDIMCATNGRGVDVVLNSLGGELLQQSWRCIKVFGRFIEIGKADILQDTGLSMASFDRNVTFSAVDLIVVVENSRELMKQVMTDVMALWTEHPEDVHEPRPLHVYPATQFEEAMRYLQSGRNTGKTVIDWSQPAQVEFLPALKPSYQFHSDATYVLAGGLGGLPKAIVRWMIGRGARHFLLLSRSGAHGNPDAQKFMDEVESHGARVLAPACDISNRRILEATLRQIPRNFPPIRGCIQGAMVLHDELLENMTAIVWNEPLESKYWGSRNLGEILPPDLDFYIMLSSFAGVMGNRGQSNYAAGNTYQDGLARHLVSQRRQRAVSVNLGLILETGSANSNYFFVQSTLRAGFSGVTQDQLLGLLDALCDPSYDNSSPSSAQVVHIADSPKTLWEKGHESVLGWMTKPLFRNLHRLGAQYEAEEGNVGGSSGTEVDYLAEVKSAESADLAGDIIAKALITKLAKSLSLNETDLDPSMPVFKMGVDSLIAVEVRYWFLKTFGAQVAVFSILKDQSMNDLCLSVAIDVKK; the protein is encoded by the exons ATGGAACCTCTCGCGATTATCGGTTTGAGCGTCAAGTTTCCGCAAGATGCAACGTCACCAGAAGAATTCTGGGAGATGCTGCGCGAGGGGAGATCAGCAGCCTCAAAGGTCCCAGAAGATAGATTCAATGTTGATG CCTTCTATCACCCAGACCCCAACAGGTTGGACAGTGTAGGCATTCCGCGTCTTGATGCGAGCGAGAAACCGTTTCGTGCTAACTGTCCCCTTCAGCTGCGTGTTCGTGACGCTCATTTCATGAAAGAAGACCCTCGCGCATTTGATGCCCCGTTCTTCAACATGTCACCGGCAGAGGCCTCAGTGCTCGATCCGCAACAACGTGGTCTGCTGGAGGGTGCGTACCACTGTCTAGAGAACGCAGGCATTTCAATCCCCAATGTCACCGGCTCCAACACATCTGTTTTCGTGGCCTGCTTCGGGCGCGACTACGATGCTTCCATTGCGCGGGACGTCGAATCCATGTCCCGTTACCATGCCAcaggcagcggcagcaggtCAGGAAAACTTGTTTCTACTACTTG CATGCTGGCCAACCGCATATCTCATGCCTTTGATCTGAGAGGTCCTTCAATCACTGTCGATACTGCCTGCTCGGCAGGTTTATCGGCCTTCCACCTGGCCTGTCAGAGTGTGCGCAGTGGCGAAAGTGACCTCTCACTTGTCTGCGGCGGCAACACGTACCTGACGCCTGAATCGCTCACGATTCCTCTGGATGACGCCGGGTTTCTGTCACCAGACGGCCGCTGTTACAGCTTCGATCACAAGGCCAACGGCTACGCACGGGGTGAAGGCTTCGGCTGTGTCGCCGTGAAGAAGTTGAGCCATGCCATCCGTGACGGGAACGTCATCCGCGCCGTTGTCAGAGCCACGGGTGTGAACCAGGACGGGAAAACACCAAGCATCACCCAGCCCAGTCTAGAGGCCCAGATCGCTCTTATCCGTAAGACGTATGAGCAAGCGGGACTGGGTTTCTCGACGACCGAGTACGTCGAGGCTCACGGCACAGGGACGGCTGTCGGTGACCCGATCGAAGCCAGAGCCATCGGGGAAGTATTTCGCACATCTAGAAAAACGCCTTTGCATGTTGGCTCGGTCAAAAGTAACATCGGGCACCTCGAAGGAGCCAGtggcctcgccggcatcatcaagactgttctcgtcctcgagcacgGAATTATCCCCCCCATTTGCAACTTTGAGAAAGTCAACCCGGCCATCAGCGAGGAAGAGTTGCGACTCAGCTTTCCAACCAATGCCGTCTCTTGGCCCAACACTGGCCTGCGTAGGGCATCCGTCAGCTCTTTCGGATACGGCGGCTCCAATGGACACGTCATTCTAGAGGACGCCGGTAACTATCTGCGTGTCAACGGTCTCCAAGGACACCACAGATCTGTCGACATGTCGTCTTCTGGGCTTCCAGTTTCCTCCACCAACAGCTCATTGGACACGCCgacgtcttcgtcttcgtcttcggcagATGTTTCTCGACTCAGTGGCAGCAACCTTGGTCCGGTTGGAAGTTTTTCTTCCAGGCTTGAGAACCTGGACTTAGGTACTCGTACCGAGACGATAGGAATCATCCCCCTGAGCTCAGCAGACGAAGACGGCCCATCTCGACTAGCGGATACCCTGTCATCTCATTTTAAGGCCGTCAAGCACGACTTACTTGATGTCCTCCACACATTATCGCGTCACAGAACTCACCTTCCTTGGCGTTCGTTTGCGGTCATGAACTCCAgcgacgacctcgagacTCTGGCAGATGTCACGTCTTCGGCGGTGCGAGCCTCTCACAACAATCCCATCCTCCACTTCGTCTTCACCGGACAAGGTGCCGCCTGGCCTCGTATGGGTCTTGATCTTCTTCGTTACCCATCCTTCAAGGAGAGCGTCGTTGATGCGGACAAGTACCTCTCGTGGAATCTTGGCAGCCAATGGAGCGTCCTAACTGAGCTGTTAAAGTCTGCGGCCGAAGGGAGCAGAATATCAAGCCCAGCACTTGCTCAGCCTCTTTGCACGGTCATTCAGGTGGCCTTGGTTGACTTACTTCGTAGCTGGGGAGTCCAAGCTGCTGGTGTTTGTGGCCATTCAAGCGGCGAAATCGCCGCTGCATACTGTGCCGGCGCCCTCACCCGCGAGGAGGCCTGGCGCATAGCCTTCTTCCGAGGCTTGGTCTCAGAAAAGCTCGCAGCATCTCCCGATAGCACCGGAAACATGATGTCTGCGGGACTCAGTGAGCAGGAAGCCAAGATTATGATCACAGAAGAAGGCCTGGAAGACCAAGTTGAGATCGCCTGCGTCAACAGCCCCGTGAACGTGACGCTTTCGGGCACTACTGGCGGCCTTGACAAGCTCTGGGATCGACTGGATTGCGACAAGAAGTTCGTGCGCAGGCTCAACGTGGGCGTTGCATACCACTCCAAGCAGATGCTGCAGGTCTCGAACGAATATCTCGCGCTTCTCCAGGACATGCCTATCAAAGGGCAGGCAGAGACCTcacacggcggcggccctaCCATGTTCTCCTCTGTCACTGGCTCTCGGATCGCTTCCCTTCACGAGCTTCGCAATCCTGCATACTGGGTTTCGAATCTCACGGGAACTGTACGGTTCTCGGATGCGTTGGCAGCAGATGTCCAGCACTTCAACCTGCAGTCGAGACGGGGACTTCAGGTTCTCCTCGAAATCGGGCCTCAAGGCGCTCTTCGCCGTCCTGTTCAAGACACTCTCACGCCTCTACTTGGTGGCAAAGACAAGTGGTTTTACACGACCCTTTTGGACCCGAAGCTCGATGACACAGTTGCTACCCTTGGCGGCATAGCACGTTTGTGGTGCACAGGTCTGGATGTCGATCTTTCAAGAACAGTGGCGTCGCCCAAATCAGAGGAAGAAATTCCCGAGCAATTAGTCGACCTCCCCGCATATCCCTTCAACCACAGCAAGCTCTACTGGGAGGAGAGTAGACTCTCTGAAAGATTTGCGCACCGTAAACATCGGCGACACgggctcctcggcctccgagCTCGTGATTGGAATTCCAATGAAGCAAGCTGGAGACACATCATCCGCTACGACGAGAACCCGTGGATCCTGGATCACGCAATCAACGGCTCAGCTGTGTATCCCGGGTCTGGTATGATCGTCATGGCTGTCGAAGGCGCAAGACAAATGACCAGTCCCGAATTCCAGATCAAGAATTATCGGGTTGTCAAAACGCGTTTCCTACGCGCCGTCAGTGTCGAAACCTCTGAGCGAGGCGTCGAAGCCCAACTGCACATGCGTCCCCGTAAGGACATCAACAACAGTACCCTGTCGAAGTGGTACGACTGGCGAGTCTTCACCGAGGGGAGCGGGCACGAGTGGCTTGAGGCGGCACATGGCAGCATCCAGGTTGAGTATGACGACTCCGGTATTCCCGGCGCCATCAGCCGCGAGCAACGACAACATGCCACCATACAGAAACAATACAACGAGATTGTCGATGCCTGCAGGTTCAAGACATATCCCGACCAGATGTATGGAAACATGCGTCAACTCGGGCTCGGATACGGACCTTTCTTTGCCCGACTGCACGACATTGTCTACGACAGAGACGGACACGCAGCCGCCAGCCTGAAGCTGCGTGATTACGCAGAAAGGATGGTTTACGCTGAGGAAGACCCTTGCGTCATTCACCCCACAACCCTGGATGCATTGTGCCATCTGCAGATGGCGGCCCTCTCGGCCGGCGGACTCCGGCCGATCCCCACGATGATGTTCACGCATTGCCAGGAGATGTGGATCAGCAACAAGCTCTTCGGCCTCCCCGGAAACCCTCTGATGCACGCAGCGTCGACGCAGACGATGCGCGGCTTCCGAGAGAGCGAGTTCGACACCGTCGCGGTGCTGGACGGGACCAACGagccggtggtggtgattcGCGGTGAGCGAGGAACCGCCATCACGAGCCtggacgatgccggcgagaCACAAGAAGCGGACGCTGCTTGCTACTCGCTGGATTTCCGAGCGGATCTGTCGCTCATGGCCAGTTCGACAACGACGCACAACTATCTCATGAAACACACATTCCGGCGCTTTGAGCTGCCGGACAAAGATCTCATGGACCGCGCCGACGCAATGTCCATCTTTTACGTCGAGCAAGTGCTTGATCGGCTTGAAGCCGAAGGCGTGCCGCAGTATGGGGACTACCGTGACTTGTACATCAAGTGGATGCAGCGCGCCAGATCGCAACGAGAGAAGTACGTTCCCGCTTCCAGGGGGAGAAATGACTTGGATGGAAAAGCCTTGGCTGCGTCCCCCAAACCCACGGAGCCTACCACTCGTCTGGTTCATAAAGTCGGCGAGAACTTGTACGACATCCTCACTGGGAAAGCGAATGTCATGGAAGTCTTGTTCGAAAACCGGCTTGTTGATG ATTACTATTCGGCCGAGATGTTCAAGATCCATGCGCATCGCGTCGGCGCTTACATTGAACTTCTCGCGCATGCCAACCCTTACCTCAAGATCCTTGAAATCGGTGCGGGCACTGGAAGTTCCGCCGCTGGCGTTCTGCCGTACCTTGTATACGACCAGGGAGGCGGAAGGGAACTCAAACG GCTTTCCGAGTATGTGTACACCGACGTCTCAACTGGGTTCTTCGAGAATGCCAGAGAACGGTTTGCAAAGTACTCTAGCGTCATGACGTTCAAGAAGCTCGATGTTGAGCAAGACCCAGTGTCGCAAGGCTTCGAAGAAGGCAGATACGACATCGTCATTGCCGGTAACGTACTCCACGCCACCAGCGACATGCATCAGTCCCTTCGCGCAGCCCGTAGCCTCTTGAAACCCGGAGGCAAACTCATCATGGTTGAGATTTGCAACCCGGAGAGCATCCGAGAAGGCCTGATCTTCGGCTTGCTGCCGGGATGGTGGCTGCGGACCGAGCGAGGGACGACCTGTGTCTACCCCAACCAGGGCCCCCTGTTGACCGAGGCGCAATGGAACGAGGTCATGATTGACTGCGGCTTCTCCGGAGTTGATATGCAGTGGAGAGATCACGAAGAGCTCCCGTATCACCGTCTGACTACCATTGTAGCCACCGCGGTTGAGCCGGCTTCACGTATGTCTCCCTCTCCGCGCCCGACGCCCACGTGTTTTGTTGTATACGACGAGACATCGAGCTTACAGCGGGGTCTTTGTCGGGCTTTGAAAGAAGACTTTTCAGGGTCTGAATCATCTATCGCTACCGTCTCGGCGCTCTCTCCAAGCCAGGCAGCAACGACGGATGTCACTGGTGCTACTGTCGTGTGTCTCTTGGAGTTGGACAAGAGCGTTTTGAGAAAGGTGGACGAGACTCAAATCGAAGTCATCAAGGCGCTCGCTCTGCGGGCCAAAACCCTGCTTTGGGTGACAACAGGAGGCGGTTTGGACACGCTCAACCCGGACGCCGAGCTTTCGACCGGATTTGGGCGTACGGTTTGTTCTGAACGGGGTGAGCAGGGCGTCCTCGTTGCCAGCCTGGCCTCAGAATCAGTCAAGAACCCTCGCCGAGGCTCCGCACTGCTCGCAACGATTCTCAGCAAAGTGCAGGAACAACGACAAGGTGACGGCGATGGCTGGCGCGAGTCGGAGCTGGCCGAATACGATGGCGTCTGGCATATTCCCAGGGTGGTTCCAAACGGCTCTCTCAACGATTCTGTGGCGAGACGAATCCTCAAGCCAGGTTCTCAACCCTGCCTCATCGGCCCCGAGGCGGATCGTCGCATCCGGCTCTCGATCAACAATCCTGGACTTCTTGATACTCTCCGGTTCAAAGAGAtccccgacgccgagaagccgCTTTCGGACGACGAAGTCGAGATTCGAGTCATGTCTTCCAGCATCAACTTCAAGGACGTCATGATTGCTTTGGGGCAGATCCCAGGCAACGGATTCGGGTACGATGGTGCTGGCATCATCTCGCGTATTGGGCCCAAGTGCCAGCACACGAAAGTCGGGGAGCGCGTCATGTTCGTCTCCGTCACCGGGGCTTTCAGCACCTTCGTCCGCGTTTCCGAGCTCCAGACTCACCCCATGCCGGACACGATGCCCTTCACCGTGGCTGCGTCCATCCCCGTGGTGTACTGCACTGCGCTGTACTCGATCGATTACGTCGCGCGTCTCCGCCCCGGGGAGAGCATCTTGATCCACGCGGGTGCGGGCGGTGTTGGCCAGGCCGCCGTGATGATTGCCAAGCAGAGAGGCGCCACAATCTATGTCACTGCCGGCAGCCAGACCAAGCGCGATCTGCTCGTCAACGAGTACGGTATCCCGCCAGAGAACATCTTCAGCAGCCGCGACGCATCCTTCTACGACGACATCATGTGCGCCACCaacggccgcggcgtcgatgtGGTTCTCAActcgctcggcggcgagcttcttCAGCAGAGCTGGAGGTGTATCAAGGTCTTTGGCCGCTTCATCGAAATCGGGAAAGCCGATATTCTGCAGGATACAGGGCTGAGCATGGCCTCGTTCGATCGCAACGTGACGTTCTCGGCGGTGGACCTCATCGTGGTGGTGGAAAACTCCCGCGAGCTGATGAAGCAGGTCATGACAGACGTCATGGCCTTGTGGACCGAGCATCCCGAAGACGTCCACGAACCCAGACCTCTCCATGTCTACCCGGCCACTCAGTTTGAGGAGGCGATGCGATACCTCCAAAGCGGTAGAAACACCGGCAAGACGGTCATCGACTGGTCTCAGCCTGCCCAGGTTGAGTTTCTTCCCGCCTTGAAGCCGAGTTACCAATTCCACTCGGACGCAACCTATGTCCTGGCCGGTGGTCTCGGTGGTCTGCCCAAGGCAATCGTGCGCTGGATGATCGGCCGAGGGGCGAGGCACTTTTTGCTTTTGTCACGATCCGGGGCCCATGGGAACCCAGATGCTCAAAAGTTCATGGACGAGGTTGAGAGCCACGGCGCTCGGGTTCTCGCCCCTGCTTGCGACATTTCCAATCGTCGGATTTTAGAGGCCACTCTCCGACAGATACCCCGGAATTTCCCTCCCATCAGGGGCTGCATTCAAGGTGCCATGGTGCTTCacgacgagctgctggagAACATGACGGCCATTGTTTGGAACGAGCCTCTCGAATCCAAATACTGGGGCTCGCGCAACCTTGGTGAGATACTGCCACCCGACCTCGACTTCTACATTATGCTATCTTCGTTTGCGGGTGTCATGGGGAACCGTGGCCAGAGTAATTATGCTGCTGGCAACACCTATCAGGATGGCTTGGCGCGCCATCTTGTTTCTCAACGCAGGCAACGCGCCGTATCTGTGAATCTCGGATTGATTCTCGAGACCGGTTCGGCCAACTCGAACTACTTCTTTGTCCAGTCTACCCTTCGCGCAGGATTCTCCGGGGTCACTCAAGACCAACTTCTCGGCTTGCTTGACGCTCTCTGCGACCCGAGCTATGACAACTCCAGTCCTTCGTCTGCGCAGGTGGTTCACATTGCAGACAGTCCAAAGACCCTGTGGGAAAAGGGACACGAGAGTGTCTTGGGCTGGATGACAAAGCCTCTGTTTCGCAATCTACACCGTCTGGGAGCCCAGTACGAAGCAGAGGAGGGCAACGTCGGCGGGTCATCGGGGACCGAGGTTGATTATTTGGCCGAAGTCAAGAGCGCCGAGTCGGCTGACCTGGCTGGGGACATCATCGCCAAAGCGCTGATAACGAAGTTGGCGAAATCGTTGTCACTCAACGAAACGGATCTGGACCCGAGCATGCCCGTCTTCAAAATGGGAGTCGATTCGCTCATCGCCGTGGAAGTGAGATATTGGTTTCTGAAAACATTTGGCGCGCAGGTCGCCGTCTTCAGCATTTTGAAAGATCAGAGCATGAACGACTTGTGTCTCTCGGTCGCAATAGATGTAAAGAAGTGA
- a CDS encoding Prostacyclin synthase, with translation MTFVGGSTSPFAMRFEFIHRHTATCAGDLLLTLTNFYKRFSSQEITFSYTIAFVLSAWSCWWLWRFLIKPAIYPESPRPAQYFIPYVGNLFAMMQSSHGLYSRIVSRRKDSSIFSITVMGDELYIATSPADISTILKETKSLTFDPIIRLILGEFGMAKESLDALFEPRQKYNNRSWMDRQHDIFRSQMHPASDKGEALSTRILRNIDQSMQSSLLSDARLLSAVRPGKKALSLWKLCSHVLVDASTRAFWGDSLVHIAPDFVDNYLAFDAAYWKRDKSKKDANGCRQKNLIALEKWLRSPKEERSDASWLVKSLEQDYHDMRITDDAQIAAQYFLYHEVINANAFKSCFWLLAHVFFDKKLRADLEEEMLPAVQRRDQQVEVDIHYLLNECHLLGSVYEETLRLCSDPTGIRQVVQETKIGRKTVYPGRKLLMPYRQMHLDDVAFGASTDQFIATRFLNNKLLSKAENFRPFGGGNGHCPGRFLARREVYMFAAILLIRFEVELSSSSEMPVIDEKAPTGGILRPVAGHDVLLDVQLRTN, from the exons ATGACTTTCGTGGGCGGCAGTACGAGCCCCTTTGCAATGCGTTTTGAGTTCATCCACCGCCACACGGCAACATGCGCCGGCGACTTACTTCTGACGCTGACAAATTTTTATAAAAGATTTTCAAGTCAGGAAATCACGTTTTCTTACACGATAGCTTTTGTTCTATCAGCATGGAGTTGTTGGTGGCTGTGGCGTTTCCTTATCAAGCCTGCGATATACCCAGAATCACCCCGGCCAGCTCAGTATTTCATCCCCT ATGTTGGCAATCTTTTCGCTATGATGCAGAGTTCACACGGGCTGTACTCAAGGATAGT ATCTCGCCGCAAGGACAGCTCGATTTTCTCCATCACCGTCATGGGTGATGAGCTGTACATTGCGACATCCCCGGCCGACATAAGCACAATCCTCAAGGAAACAAAGAGTCTCACATTCGATCCTATCATCCGGCTTATCTTGGGTGAATTCGGCATGGCAAAAGAGTCGCTTGACGCTCTCTTCGAACCCCGGCAAAAATACAACAATAGAAGCTGGATGGACCGCCAGCACGATATCTTTCGATCTCAGATGCATCCAGCCAGCGATAAAGGCGAAGCTTTGTCAACCAGGATACTTCGAAACATCGATCAGTCTATGCAATCTTCGCTCCTGAGTGACGCTAGGCTTTTGTCGGCTGTACGACCTGGGAAAAAGGCCTTGTCACTCTGGAAGTTGTGTTCTCATGTTCTGGTCGATGCTTCAACTCGGGCTTTCTGGGGAGATAGTCTCGTTCACATCGCACCGGACTTCGTCGACAACTACCTCGCCTTTGATGCGGCATACTGGAAGAGGGATAAGTCCAAGAAAGATGCCAACGGTTGCCGTCAGAAGAATCTCATAGCACTTGAGAAATGGTTGAGGTCTCccaaagaagagagaagCGATGCTTCTTGGCTGGTGAAGAGCCTGGAGCAGGATTACCACGACATGAGAATTACCGACGATGCCCAAATCGCGGCCCAGTACTTTCTCTACCACGAGGTTATCAACGCCAACGCGTTCAAGAGCTGCTTCTGGCTTCTGGCTCACGTCTTTTTTGACAAGAAGCTGCGGGCGGATTTGGAAGAGGAGATGCTGCCAGCCGTCCAACGCCGGGATCAACAGGTCGAGGTTGACATACACTATCTTCTTAACGAGTGTCACCTTCTGGGATCTGTGTACGAAGAGACTCTCCGCCTCTGCAGCGATCCAACAGGAATTCGACAAGTTGTTCAAGAGACAAAGATCGGGCGTAAGACGGTGTATCCGGGCCGCAAGTTGCTTATGCCTTACCGACAGATGCACCTGGACGACGTGGCCTTTGGAGCGTCCACCGACCAATTCATAGCAACTCGATTTCTCAACAACAAGCTCCTCTCAAAAGCCGAAAATTTCCGACCATTTGGCGGCGGGAACGGCCACTGTCCTGGACGGTTCTTGGCTCGTCGCGAGGTATACATGTTTGCTGCAATTTTACTTATCAGGTTTGAAGTTGAGCTGTCCTCAAGCTCCGAGATGCCGGTCATTGATGAGAAAGCACCGACTGGAGGGATTCTTAGACCGGTGGCCGGGCACGATGTACTACTCGATGTTCAGTTGCGGACAAATTAA
- a CDS encoding Cytochrome P450 52A11, with amino-acid sequence MNLTQYEAVRVLWVKPSLDVSFSILVLLAISTLFSLRILSWALAERKIRKLGGHAPSAHSSADVFGFGYLVRMVKFASQDRNLEFFHDCLVSTGRTKSTNPFTYEFGILGERRIVTASHENIKAIHATQFNDFEKGDRFRRDWGGLLGRSIFSLDGDDWHRTRQFLRPHFSRQRVSDLECFERHLGHLFDILDGGKTVDVADVMARFAFDAAADFSLGIDVGSLTNPSHTFIEAFDRVHSTQTLIEYLNPMGWYLVPRWQYNRDLATMDAFVQPVLDAALALSDERKAEMSLGGEPEKEGKFSFLKACAEISRDKKFLRDELVTIMLAARDTTAMTLAWCLFELARSPAVVEDLRAEILSRIGQENLPTYEDLKDLRLLSWILNETLRLYPSIPYNARVAARDTSLPVGGGPSGKEPIGVPKGTLIYTCPHVLHLRGDLYPEESEYPLDQFHPRRWQKWRPAPWTYIPFGGGPRTCIGQQFVLVQMSYVLVRLFQRYTGLDSMHEKTPAGAQADNKRSSPSCTAATTSLVEDYMTSRPRMKSEITLGPRGSINLRFESQD; translated from the exons ATGAACCTCACGCAAtacgaggccgtccgcgttCTGTGGGTAAAGCCGAGCCTCGACGTCTCATTTTCCATCCTGGTCTTGCTTGCTATCTCTACGCTGTTTTCACTACGCATTCTGTCATGGGCCTTGGCGGAGAGAAAGATACGCAAACTCGGTGGCCACGCCCCTTCCGCTCATTCATCGGCTGATGTGTTTG GCTTCGGGTATCTCGTTCGAATGGTCAAATTCGCTAGCCAGGACCGAAACCTCGAATTCTTTCACGACTGTTTAGTGAGTACTGGCCGAACAAAGTCTACGAACCCGTTCACGTACGAGTTTGGTATTCTTGGAGAGCGGCGAATCGTCACAGCCAGCCACGAAAA CATCAAAGCCATTCATGCAACTCAGTTCAATGATTTTGAGAAGGGCGACCGCTTTAGGCGGGATTGGGGAGGCCTCTTGGGGCGCAGCATCTTTTCGTTGGATGGCGATGACTGGCACCGTACGAGGCAATTCTTACGACCGCACTTTTCGCGTCAACGCGTGAGTGATCTTGAGTGCTTTGAGAGGCATTTGGGTCATTTGTTCGATATTTTGGATGGAGGCAAAACTGTTGATGTCGCTGATGTGATGGCGCG ATTTGCTTTtgacgccgcggccgacTTCTCCCTTGGAATCGACGTTGGGTCGCTCACAAATCCGTCCCACACGTTCATCGAAGCGTTCGACCGTGTGCACAGTACCCAGACGCTCATTGAGTATCTCAACCCAATGGGCTGGTATCTTGTTCCGCGGTGGCAGTACAACCGTGACTTGGCCACCATGGACGCCTTTGTGCAGCCTgtgctcgacgccgcgctggcgctTTCGGACGAGCGAAAAGCCGAGATGTCACTTGGCGGCGAGCCAGAAAAGGAAGGGAAATTCTCATTCCTCAAGGCGTGCGCCGAGATCAGCAGGGACAAGAAATTCCTTCGAGATGAGCTGGTCACCATCATGCTGGCTGCGAGAGACACGACGGCCATGACCCTTGCGTGGTGTCTCTTCGAACTGGCCCGCAGCCCGGCTGTTGTTGAGGACCTGCGTGCGGAAATTCTCTCGCGCATTGGCCAGGAAAACCTGCCTACGTATGAGGACCTCAAGGATTTGCGACTGTTATCATGGATCTTGAACGAGACGTTACGCCTCTATCCTAGCATCCCGTATAATGCGCGGGTGGCGGCTCGCGATACCAGCTTACCCGTTGGTGGTGGACCAAGCGGCAAGGAGCCCATCGGTGTCCCTAAAGGAACGTTGATTTACACCTGTCCGCACGTTCTGC ATCTCCGCGGTGATCTATATCCCGAGGAAAGCGAGTACCCTCTGGACCAGTTTCATCCAAGACGCTGGCAGAAGTGGCGACCTGCGCCATGGACTTACATACCGTTTGGCGGGGGGCCAAGGACCTGCATTGGGCAGCAATTCGTTCTTGTGCAGATGAGCTACGTGCTCGTCAGACTGTTTCAGCGATATACAGGACTGGATTCCATGCACGAGAAAACACCTGCTGGAGCTCAGGCTGACAACAAGCGCAGCAGTCCATCTTGCACAGCGGCCACGACGTCGCTTGTGGAGGACTACATGACGAGTCGCCCGCGAATGAAGAGCGAGATTACTCTAGGCCCCAGAGGCAGCATCAATCTCCGCTTTGAGTCGCAAGATTAA